One part of the Pandoraea faecigallinarum genome encodes these proteins:
- a CDS encoding MacB family efflux pump subunit: MLELAGVTRRFPAGEHDVTVLRDVHLSIEAGEIVAIMGASGSGKSTLMNILGCLDHPSEGSYRVAGRETRDLDADALAQLRREHFGFIFQRYHLLPHLDAASNVEMPAVYTGTPHAARRERSAMLLERLGLAQRTAHRPNQLSGGQQQRVSIARALMNGGDVILADEPTGALDTRSGREVIRILKELNALGHTVIIVTHDEQVAAHARRIIEIRDGEIVADRTNTPAEVEPDTAPPDESAEEVAGAAASAASANDSASVDASHGGAIAPRRWTGGIDRFAEAFRMAWIALISHRLRTFLTMLGIIIGITSVVSIVAIGEGAKRYMLAEIGSIGTNTINIYPGKDWGDNRATAIQTLVPEDVHALSEQIYVDSATPETARSLLLRYRNIDASAMVTGVGEHFFQVRGLKIGQGIAFGPDEVRRQAQVAVIDQNTRRKLFGANPNPLGEVIFVGNLPCVVIGVTVEKKSAFGDTKSLNIWVPYTTAAGRLFGQRNVDSITVRVRDGQPSKAAEKSLETLMTQRHGRKDFFTYNMDSVVKTVETTSQSLTLLLSLIAVISLVVGGIGVMNIMIVSVTERTREIGIRMAVGARQSDIMQQFLVEAVMVCLMGGAIGIALSFGASFLFSLFVEKWKMVFSMGSVVTAFLCSTLIGVVFGFMPARNAARLDPVEALARD, encoded by the coding sequence ATGCTCGAACTCGCGGGCGTTACCCGGCGCTTCCCGGCGGGCGAGCACGACGTCACGGTCTTGCGCGACGTGCATCTGAGCATCGAGGCGGGGGAGATTGTCGCGATCATGGGGGCGTCGGGCTCGGGCAAGTCGACGCTGATGAACATTCTCGGATGCCTCGATCATCCGAGCGAGGGCAGCTACCGGGTGGCCGGGCGCGAGACTCGCGATCTGGATGCCGACGCGCTGGCGCAATTGCGTCGAGAGCACTTCGGCTTCATCTTCCAGCGCTATCACCTGCTGCCGCACCTCGACGCCGCATCGAACGTCGAAATGCCTGCCGTGTACACGGGCACGCCGCATGCGGCACGTCGCGAGCGTTCGGCCATGCTGCTCGAGCGGCTTGGGCTCGCGCAGCGCACGGCGCATCGTCCCAACCAGTTATCGGGCGGCCAGCAGCAGCGCGTGAGTATTGCGCGAGCGCTCATGAATGGCGGTGACGTCATTTTGGCGGACGAGCCGACTGGCGCACTCGACACGCGCAGCGGCCGCGAAGTGATCCGCATTCTCAAGGAACTCAACGCGCTGGGGCACACCGTCATCATCGTGACGCACGACGAACAGGTGGCGGCGCACGCGCGCCGCATCATCGAGATTCGCGACGGCGAGATCGTGGCCGACCGGACCAACACGCCGGCGGAAGTCGAGCCGGACACGGCGCCTCCTGACGAGAGCGCCGAGGAAGTGGCCGGGGCAGCGGCATCGGCCGCATCGGCGAACGATTCGGCGTCGGTGGACGCGAGCCATGGCGGGGCGATTGCGCCGCGCCGCTGGACAGGCGGCATCGACCGGTTCGCCGAGGCATTTCGCATGGCGTGGATCGCGTTGATCTCGCACCGCCTGCGCACGTTCCTCACGATGCTCGGGATCATCATCGGCATTACTTCGGTGGTCTCCATCGTGGCTATCGGTGAAGGCGCGAAGCGATACATGCTAGCCGAAATCGGCAGCATCGGCACGAACACGATCAACATCTACCCCGGCAAGGACTGGGGCGACAATCGGGCGACGGCCATTCAGACGCTTGTGCCGGAAGATGTCCACGCGCTCTCGGAGCAGATCTATGTGGACAGCGCAACGCCGGAAACCGCGCGCAGTCTGCTGCTGCGCTACCGCAACATCGATGCAAGTGCCATGGTCACGGGCGTGGGCGAGCATTTCTTTCAGGTGCGCGGCCTGAAGATCGGGCAGGGCATCGCGTTCGGGCCGGACGAGGTGCGTCGTCAGGCGCAGGTGGCCGTCATCGACCAGAACACGCGGCGCAAGCTGTTCGGCGCCAACCCGAATCCGCTGGGCGAAGTGATATTCGTGGGCAATCTGCCGTGCGTGGTGATCGGGGTGACGGTCGAGAAGAAGAGCGCATTCGGCGACACGAAGAGCCTGAACATCTGGGTGCCTTACACGACGGCGGCGGGGCGTCTGTTCGGTCAGCGCAACGTCGACAGCATTACGGTCCGGGTGCGCGACGGTCAGCCGAGCAAGGCAGCCGAGAAGAGTCTCGAGACGTTGATGACGCAGCGTCACGGACGCAAGGACTTCTTCACGTACAACATGGATAGCGTGGTGAAGACGGTGGAGACGACCAGTCAGTCGCTCACGCTGCTGCTCTCGCTGATCGCCGTGATCTCGCTCGTGGTGGGCGGCATCGGCGTGATGAACATCATGATCGTGTCAGTTACCGAGCGTACGCGGGAAATTGGGATTCGGATGGCGGTCGGCGCGCGACAGAGCGACATCATGCAGCAATTTCTCGTGGAAGCCGTGATGGTGTGTCTGATGGGCGGCGCGATCGGGATTGCACTGTCCTTCGGGGCAAGCTTCCTGTTCTCGCTGTTCGTCGAGAAATGGAAGATGGTGTTTTCGATGGGATCCGTCGTCACGGCGTTTCTGTGTTCGACGCTCATTGGCGTGGTGTTCGGATTCATGCCCGCACGAAATGCGGCGCGGCTGGATCCGGTCGAAGCGCTTGCTCGCGATTGA